The nucleotide sequence AATAACTTCAGTTTACCATCGATAACCGCCTGTGCCCTGCGTTTTTCAGTTTCATTATCTTTGGGCAATTCTGTACGCTCTTTTTCCAAATGATGTTGTTCTTTCTCTAAGGCTTCATAACCAAAAGGCGTTACATAATTGGTTGCACCAGCAGGCAATGCAGCTCTTGGCGGTATTACTGGAGCTTCTTCCTGATCTTCTTCCTTCACAAATCCTCTACTCATATTTTTTCTTTTTCTAAGTAAAGAATATACGAAAAATTATCGCATTTTCTATTTAACTGGCTCGTTAAAGCTATTCTAAAAAAAGAAGGCTAATTTTGCTGAAAGTCTTAGAATTTGAATTATATGAAGAAATTGCTTGTTATTGGATATGTTTGGCCTGAGCCAACTTCGTCTGCTGCGGGAAGCCGAATGTTACAATTATTGAAGTTTTTTCTGAAGGAAGATTATCATATTACTTTTGCTACGACAACTGCTACATCTCAATATGCGTATCAATTAGAGTTACTAGGAATTGACACTGCTAAAATTGAATTAAACAACGCTAGTTTCGATAAATTTATAGCTGCTTTAAATCCAGAAATTGTATTGTTTGATCGATTCATGATGGAAGAGCAATATGGTTGGCGTGTAGATAATCAATGTCCAAAAGCACTAAAAATTTTAGATACCGAAGATTTGCATTTTCTAAGAAACGCACGAAAAAAGAGTTTAAATTCTGATTTAGCATTAGAAGAAATTATACTGAATTCTGATTTGGCAAAGCGTGAAATTGCATCTATTTATCGTTGTGATCTCAGTTTAATTATTTCAGAGGTTGAGATGAATTTACTCCAAAATCTTTTTAAAATTCCTGCTGAAATTATCCAATATCTCCCCTATTTATTGTCAACTGCTGAAATCGAAAAAGCAGAACATTCGCCAAGCTTCGAAGATCGAAAAGAATTTATGTTTATAGGTAATTTTCTACATGAACCTAATTGGGATACCGTAAGCTATTTAAAACAGAGTATCTGGCCTAAAATTAGGAGAGATTTACCAAACGCCCAATTAAACATTTACGGCGCTTACCCAAGTGAAAAGGTTTTTAATCTTCAGAATAAAAAAGAAGGTTTTTTAGTGCAAGGCCGTGCAGAAAGTGTTGACGAGGTTATGCAAAAGCATAGAATTTTGCTCGCTCCCATCCAATTTGGTGCCGGTCTTAAAGGTAAAATGATCGATGCAATGCAAAACGGTTTACCTTCCATAACAACAAAAATCGGTGCTGAAGGAATTACAAAAACCAATGATTGGAATGGATTTATTTGCGATACTGAAAATGAAATTATCGAAAAATCAATTCAACTTTATAACGATGAAAAATTGTGGCTAGAGAAACAGCAAAATGCTAAATCTATTTTGCAGAATCGATTCTCAGCATCAGATTTTGTTTCTTTCTTAAAATCTAAAATAGCTAATTTACAGTCAAATATAATCGATCATCGCAATAATAACTTCACAGGTAGTATGTTGAAATTCCATAATAATCGAAGCACTTATTTTATGTCAAAATTTATTGAAGAAAAAGAAAAAAATAAGAATTAAAATCTAAACCATCTGAGTGGCATATCCTTCACTAAAAAGTTTATGATTTAAACTTCTAAGGGTATCTATTTTATTTTGAGTGTCCACTAATATTGATATATTATTACTACTTCCGCCATAACTAATCATACGAACCGGAATATCATTAAGCAATTCAAACAATTTATAAGTAGATTTATCTTCAATAACCGATTCTCCCACAATACAAATGATACTCTGGCTGCGATCTACGGTAATTTCGCCGTAAGCATTCAATTCTTCTAAAATTTGATCAAGATTTCGAGTGTTATCGATAGTCAGCGATATAGCAATTTCAGAAGTGGTAATCATATCGATTGATGTTTCATAATTATCGAAAACATCAAAAATCTTGCGTAAGAAACCATGCGCCATCAACATTCGGTTCGATTTAATTTTAATCGCAGTAATATCGTCTTTTGCTGCGATGGCTTTTAAACCTTTACTGGTAATTTCTGAAGATATTCTTGTTCCTGTTTTCTCGGGAGTAAATGTATTCTTTAGAAAAATCGGAATACCTTTATTAATTACCGGCGACACGGTTTGTGGATGGAGAATTTTCGCACCAAAATAAGCTAATTCCGCAGCCTCTTCAAAAGTTAATTCTGAAATTGGATGGGTTCCTTCGACATGGCGAGGATCATTATTATGAAAACCATCAATATCTGTCCAAATTTGTACTTCTGTCGCCTGAACAGCAGCTCCTAAAATAGTCGCTGTATAATCACTACCTCCTCTTTTTAAGGTGCTAATTTCGTTTCGTTTATTGATACAAACGAACCCCTGAGTGATATAAAGATCTGAAGTTTGGTTCGAAATATATTCATCTAAAAGTTTTCCAACTTTATCGGTGTCTGGATTCTCAAGGTTATGGACTTCCATAAATTTTTTAGCGTCTAGCCATATATTATCAATTCCTAAAGATTTGAAATACTGAGATACGATAAATGTGAGCATCGCCTCACCATAGGTTACAATTTCAGCATAAACAACCTCAGTATATTCCTTATTTGCAGAAAGTAATAAATCTTGTAAGCGCCCAGAAACAAAAGTTTTAGTTTCCTTCTTTAAGGATTCATCATTAATCAATTGATCGATAGCTGAAAAATGGCGATCCTTAAGTTTATCTACGATATCGTAAACTTCTTCAAATTTATTTGCCTGAACAAGATTAGATATTGCTACGAGATCGTTTGTAACTCCGCTCATAGCCGAAAGAACGAGCATTTTTCTTCCCTCTTCCCCTAGAGTGATATTTTTTACGTTCTGAATACTTTCAGGAGTTCCAACTGATGTGCCTCCAAATTTTAAAACTTTCATTGCTTTACTTTTGATAATGCATATTTAAAATGATAGCAAGTGGAATTAAAAAAAATGATTCATTTTATATACATTTGTACAAAATGTGTAATAATTAACAATGAAAACTATAACTACCTGTGTTCATGATATCATACGCCATCAACCGTTCTTGGACGATGCGATTGCGAGAGATATAATAAACTTTAGCGGACTTGCAGAAGATTTGCGCCCAGAAGTGGAAAAAGAAATGCGTAAAACGGTAAAAGTGGGTAGTATTATTATGGCTTTAAGGCGCTATGCTCCAAAGCGCACGAAAATCAATAAAAATAGTTTACGTGAATTAGGTGATATTATCGTGAGATCTGGAATTACAGAATATACATTCCTAAATTCTAAAACCATTATCGCGAATAAATCTAGATTGCTAGATGCAGTAAAAGATCAAACCGGCGTTTACCTAAACTACTCTAGCAATTATCAAGAAAGTAATATTTTGGTATCATCTTCGTTAACCGATCTGGTTGAAGATTACTTCAGAAATGAAGTGAGAGTAACTATTAAAGAAGAATTATCTTCGATCACTATTGCTTTACCAAAAAATAGTAGCCAATCAGTTGGGCTCTATTTCTACATTTTTAAGTTATTGGCTTACGAAGGTATTCCTGTTTTCGAGATCGTTTCTACCTCCAATTATTTCGCACTATTTTTAGAGCGGGAATATGTAAATAAAGCCTTTTTACTTCTAAATGAAATAAAAAGCAGTTAGATTCTACCAATAATCAAAATAAACACCCGTCATGGCCACTGCAGCAATGATAATCACAATCACTATTGCTATAAAAGTGGCGCCAAATTTGGTCTTTTTGTTTTTCTGTAAAATGTAATCTTCAGATTGATCATCTTCCTTATCTCTAACTTGCATTGTATTTTATATTTGATTTAAATGATTAATAAACGTTTTTAAACGACAACTTTGCAAAGTTAGATAAAAGTTACTTATTTTATTTAAGTGAAATTTGTAAATTATTCATAAAATTTAATGATAATATCTAATTATACTACATTATATTTTGTTATATCCTTATAAATGGAAGAATACTTTAATTTAAAATATCATATTTATTTTTGGATAAAATCTATTTATATTCTTTAATTAGGTTTTCCCATTCCATGCTCTTAAGCATTCTCACTAAAGCAGGATTTATAATTTTCACCAAATCTGAATTTTTAGGAAAAGCATAGCTATAATAGTCCTTTTTGAGGGTTTGTTCCAGAACTTCAATATCCTTTCCGGCATCCATTTGTTCTATAGAATAGCGCAAGATCGGTTCATCGTAAACTAGGAGATCTAAATCGTCATTTTTTATCAGTTCTATTCCTTCTTTTACACTTGTTAATTTTTCAGAATTTACATTATAAAGGTCCAAAAGGTCTGCCGCACTGCTGCTCACGACTGTTCCAACCTTAAAGCGATTTAGATCTGAGATTCCGCTAATCTCATCATTAATACTTTTTACCGTTAACGAAGACGCAATACTTGCTGTAAGACTAGAGATAATAATTATGGCCATAAACATCCAAATTAGGCCAATAATTCTACCTCCGGTCGTTCTTGGTGATTTGTCCCCATAACCAACGGTCGTCATGGTTACGGCGCTCCACCAAAAGCCTTCCATCAATCCTTTACCTTTGCCGCCACCAAATTCTTCAGCATTCTTTTTTCGTTCAAAAATCCATACTAAAAAACCGAAAATAAAAATAGTTCCTAAAAGCGCTAATATTGCTGAAATAAACTCCCAACTCCACAAATTCTTCAGGATATTGAACACCTGAGATTCTTTCTTCTTTGCGACTCCTGTATGAGAAATAAAATAAGGTTGCGAAAAATCCATTCTTTTCATCCGGCTATCGGTAACCGTAATAGGATTTATACTGAAGTCTACTTCTCCATCTTCTACAGCATTTAGTAGCTCGGCCAAGCTGGGATAGGTTTTATATTCGAATTTGTAATCTAGATTTTCGTTAACCAACTTCCAACTCTTAATACTTAAGCCATCTAAACTACCATTTGGCTTTTCAGTGATAAAGGGAGCGGTAAGCTGTACTCCTATTTTGTAAACTTCAGGAGTAGATTTTGTAGAATCCTGTACAGCTTTTGCATTAGTTATAGTAGTAATAAACAGCGATAGAAGGAGTAGATAATACTTCATATAAATTTCTGAAATGATTTAAAAGTAAGTAGCGAAAATTAATCAATTAGGATCCATTTACAAAATTGATTTTATTCTGAAGCAACTTCAGCTTTCGTACTATCTTCTGGTTTTTTATAATAAATCTCAAGCTTCTTTTTGCCGAAATTTTTAGCCTTTTTAATATCATTCCCCATATAAATATCTACGCGATTCTTCCAGCGATAATGCATTTTATCTTTCACCACAAATACAGAATCTAAACCGGCAATTTTGATTTCATCATTATGACTTATTCCCAATCTTAAGAGATCTCTAGAAATGGCAACCGCATTCATCCCGGTTTTAGCGTATCACCCCAAGCGGCTAAATTAGGATCTGATCCTGCTGTTTGATATTGAACTGAATTAAAAGCAGAAACGGTTACTTTTAGTGTATCCCAATTTTCAGCAGATTTATCAGTAATTTTTTTATCTGAAGAATTACATGCAAAAAGCACTAAACTTAAAAATAGAAATTGAAAACATCTTTTTATCGAAATAGAAATAGTATTCATTTTAAAATTTAAAGTGAGACCTAATGAGTTTCAATATAAATAAATTTATTTTTATCGATAAAGGCTACCTTAAATTCAGATTTATACTTCTTTAAATTAAGTTTATAAGATAATGAATTCAAAAGTCATCCAATTCCTTATCAATACGGAAACGGGCAATTAGCTATCAATCTACTAAAAATAGTGCTCAGAATTCAAGAATATTAAATAAGATTATGAATTAAATTGAACATATCTATCAATTTTGCAGATGTTTCGATATTCAGAAAGAATAAATAAAAGCTAAAGTTTGTTAAGAAATTACCAAGTAAACCGAATTAAACAGCAATATAGTTGTGAGTGCATTTGAGAGCTGTAACTTTGCAAACTTAATTGGCTGAAACCAAGTAGTAAGCCTTAATTAATCTTTGAAAAACAAATTTATGAGTCAAGTAAAGCAAGATGACACTGTAAAAGTTCATTACACAGGAAAATTAACCGATGGCCAAGTATTCGATAGCTCTGTAGATCGCGGAGAACCAATCGAATTTACTATGGGACAGGGACAATTAATTCCTGGATTCGAAAAAGGACTTTTAGATATGGAAGTTAATGAAAAGAAAACTATAAATATCCCTAAAGAAGAAGCTTACGGAGAGCCAAGAGAAGAACTAGTTCAAGAAGTTGAAAAAAGCCAACTTCCAGAAGATCTTGAGCCTAAAGTAGGTATGGGACTTGTTTCTAAAACTCCAGATGGTCGCGAAATGAACCTAGTGGTAAAAGAAGTAAAAGATGAATCTATTGTTGTAGATGGGAATCACCCATTAGCAGGAAAAGATCTAGTTTTTGATCTTGAAGTAGTAGAGATCAAATAAGTTATCTACCACAACACTTATAGAAAATCCCTTTTTGCTTAATTCAAAAAGGGATTTTTTTATGCAATTTATTTCGATTTCAAAAAATACTATTAAATCCCTGCCCACAAGACTTAAGCTTTTTATAAAATTCTTTTCAGCAGCTTTTATAGATTGTATCTTTATTTCAAACTAAAACAAAAAATTATTATGATAAGAAAAGCGAGCGCAGTTTGGAAAGGAACACTAAAAGAAGGTAAAGGAAGTTTATCTACAGAAAGTAGCGTACTTAACGAAACTCAATATTCGTATAAAACCAGATTCGAAGACGGAAAAGGAACAAATCCTGAAGAATTAATTGGTGCAGCACATTCTGGATGTTTTACGATGCAGTTATCAGCTTTTTTAGCTGAAGAAGATTTTCCTGCAGATTCTTTAGAAACAAAATGCGAAATTACTTTTAAAGATGGTGAAGTTTCTAAATCTCACCTTATTTTAGAAGGAAAAGTACCAAACATTTCTGAAGAAAAATTTATGGAAATCGCTAATAATGCGAAAGAGAAATGTCCGTTATCAAAATTACTAGACACAGAAATTACTTTAGATGCTAAATTATTGAAGTAAATTTCTAATTATAGAATAGAAAAAGTCCGGGAAATTTCTCGGACTTTTTTATTTATACTTAAAATGTAATCTTGCTTCTAGAACTATAAGCTTCCCTTTAAACTTCTCGTAATACTCGCCATCATAACTTCTGAAAACTCATTTTCCGCTACGAATTTCTGATTTACCTCTAATTCTAATCCTGCATAATTTGTACTGAACTTATTGCGCAAATACGTTGTAAATCCGTCT is from Zunongwangia endophytica and encodes:
- a CDS encoding glycosyltransferase family 4 protein produces the protein MKKLLVIGYVWPEPTSSAAGSRMLQLLKFFLKEDYHITFATTTATSQYAYQLELLGIDTAKIELNNASFDKFIAALNPEIVLFDRFMMEEQYGWRVDNQCPKALKILDTEDLHFLRNARKKSLNSDLALEEIILNSDLAKREIASIYRCDLSLIISEVEMNLLQNLFKIPAEIIQYLPYLLSTAEIEKAEHSPSFEDRKEFMFIGNFLHEPNWDTVSYLKQSIWPKIRRDLPNAQLNIYGAYPSEKVFNLQNKKEGFLVQGRAESVDEVMQKHRILLAPIQFGAGLKGKMIDAMQNGLPSITTKIGAEGITKTNDWNGFICDTENEIIEKSIQLYNDEKLWLEKQQNAKSILQNRFSASDFVSFLKSKIANLQSNIIDHRNNNFTGSMLKFHNNRSTYFMSKFIEEKEKNKN
- a CDS encoding aspartate kinase; protein product: MKVLKFGGTSVGTPESIQNVKNITLGEEGRKMLVLSAMSGVTNDLVAISNLVQANKFEEVYDIVDKLKDRHFSAIDQLINDESLKKETKTFVSGRLQDLLLSANKEYTEVVYAEIVTYGEAMLTFIVSQYFKSLGIDNIWLDAKKFMEVHNLENPDTDKVGKLLDEYISNQTSDLYITQGFVCINKRNEISTLKRGGSDYTATILGAAVQATEVQIWTDIDGFHNNDPRHVEGTHPISELTFEEAAELAYFGAKILHPQTVSPVINKGIPIFLKNTFTPEKTGTRISSEITSKGLKAIAAKDDITAIKIKSNRMLMAHGFLRKIFDVFDNYETSIDMITTSEIAISLTIDNTRNLDQILEELNAYGEITVDRSQSIICIVGESVIEDKSTYKLFELLNDIPVRMISYGGSSNNISILVDTQNKIDTLRSLNHKLFSEGYATQMV
- a CDS encoding transporter substrate-binding domain-containing protein, whose translation is MKYYLLLLSLFITTITNAKAVQDSTKSTPEVYKIGVQLTAPFITEKPNGSLDGLSIKSWKLVNENLDYKFEYKTYPSLAELLNAVEDGEVDFSINPITVTDSRMKRMDFSQPYFISHTGVAKKKESQVFNILKNLWSWEFISAILALLGTIFIFGFLVWIFERKKNAEEFGGGKGKGLMEGFWWSAVTMTTVGYGDKSPRTTGGRIIGLIWMFMAIIIISSLTASIASSLTVKSINDEISGISDLNRFKVGTVVSSSAADLLDLYNVNSEKLTSVKEGIELIKNDDLDLLVYDEPILRYSIEQMDAGKDIEVLEQTLKKDYYSYAFPKNSDLVKIINPALVRMLKSMEWENLIKEYK
- a CDS encoding FKBP-type peptidyl-prolyl cis-trans isomerase; translated protein: MSQVKQDDTVKVHYTGKLTDGQVFDSSVDRGEPIEFTMGQGQLIPGFEKGLLDMEVNEKKTINIPKEEAYGEPREELVQEVEKSQLPEDLEPKVGMGLVSKTPDGREMNLVVKEVKDESIVVDGNHPLAGKDLVFDLEVVEIK
- a CDS encoding OsmC family protein, with translation MIRKASAVWKGTLKEGKGSLSTESSVLNETQYSYKTRFEDGKGTNPEELIGAAHSGCFTMQLSAFLAEEDFPADSLETKCEITFKDGEVSKSHLILEGKVPNISEEKFMEIANNAKEKCPLSKLLDTEITLDAKLLK